Proteins co-encoded in one Pseudorhizobium banfieldiae genomic window:
- a CDS encoding nitric-oxide reductase large subunit produces MKYQTQKVAMLYFYGALGLFVAQVLFGVLAGTIYVLPNTLSELLPFNIVRMIHTNALIVWLLIGFMGSTYYLLPEEAETELYSPKLAIIQFWLFLGAAAVAVVGYMFKIHEGREFLEQPFIIKVGIVVVCLMFLFNITMTVLKGRKTVVTNILIFGLWGVAIFFLFAFYNPANLALDKMYWWYVVHLWVEGVWELIMASILAYLMIKLNGIDREVVEKWLYVIVGLALFSGILGTGHHFYWIGAPGYWQWIGSLFSTLEVAPFFTMVIFTFVMTWKAGRKHPNRAALLWSIGCSVMAFFGAGVWGFLHTLSSVNFYTHGTQVTAAHGHLAFFGAYVMLNLAVMAYAVPEIRGRAPYNQMLSMVSFWIMCTAMSVMTFALTFAGVLQVHLQRVLGESYMDVQDQLAMFYWVRLGSGVFVLLSAIMFLWALFVPGRQRLPSATAAVPAE; encoded by the coding sequence ATGAAATATCAAACCCAGAAGGTCGCGATGCTGTACTTTTACGGCGCGCTCGGCCTCTTCGTCGCCCAGGTCCTGTTCGGCGTCCTCGCCGGCACGATCTATGTCCTGCCCAACACGCTCTCCGAGCTCCTGCCGTTCAACATCGTGCGGATGATCCATACCAACGCGCTGATTGTCTGGCTGCTGATCGGCTTCATGGGTTCCACCTACTACCTGCTTCCGGAGGAGGCGGAAACGGAGCTCTACAGCCCGAAGCTCGCCATCATTCAGTTCTGGCTCTTCCTCGGCGCCGCAGCGGTTGCCGTGGTGGGCTATATGTTCAAGATCCACGAAGGACGTGAGTTCCTTGAACAGCCCTTCATCATCAAGGTCGGCATCGTCGTCGTCTGCCTGATGTTCCTGTTCAACATCACCATGACGGTCCTGAAGGGCCGCAAGACGGTCGTCACCAACATCCTGATCTTCGGTCTCTGGGGCGTAGCGATCTTCTTCCTCTTCGCCTTCTACAACCCGGCCAACTTGGCGCTCGACAAGATGTACTGGTGGTATGTCGTCCATCTGTGGGTTGAAGGTGTCTGGGAGCTGATCATGGCGTCCATTCTCGCCTACCTGATGATCAAGTTGAACGGCATCGACCGCGAAGTCGTCGAAAAGTGGCTCTACGTGATCGTCGGCCTGGCACTCTTCTCGGGCATCCTCGGCACCGGCCATCACTTCTATTGGATCGGCGCTCCGGGCTACTGGCAGTGGATCGGCTCGCTCTTCTCCACGCTTGAAGTGGCACCCTTCTTCACCATGGTGATCTTCACCTTCGTGATGACCTGGAAGGCCGGCCGCAAGCATCCGAACCGTGCAGCCCTCCTGTGGTCCATCGGCTGCTCGGTCATGGCCTTCTTCGGCGCCGGTGTCTGGGGCTTCCTGCACACCCTGTCGTCGGTGAACTTCTACACCCATGGCACGCAGGTCACTGCCGCCCACGGCCACCTCGCCTTCTTCGGCGCCTATGTCATGCTGAACCTCGCGGTCATGGCCTATGCGGTACCGGAGATCCGCGGCCGCGCCCCGTACAACCAGATGCTCTCAATGGTCAGCTTCTGGATCATGTGCACCGCAATGTCGGTGATGACCTTTGCACTGACCTTCGCAGGCGTGCTGCAGGTCCACCTCCAGCGCGTGCTGGGCGAGAGCTACATGGACGTCCAGGACCAATTGGCGATGTTCTACTGGGTCCGCCTGGGTTCGGGCGTCTTCGTGCTGCTGTCGGCCATCATGTTCCTCTGGGCCTTGTTCGTGCCGGGTCGCCAGCGGCTTCCCTCCGCCACGGCGGCAGTTCCGGCCGAATGA
- a CDS encoding NnrU family protein yields MTQFLAAFTVFVALHSIPASPRIRGALVSHLGHGTYIALYSAVSLVALAWLFYSAFNLDYIELWALAAWQGHVAFAAAPLGLFFVLAGLLSRNPFSTTARRGGGEPGAIVAVTRHPVLWGFVLWALGHIPANGDLRSLLLFGGFAIFSAGSMAMMEKRSRKKHGNALTEMAADTSIVPFAAILQGRARLRFDMPMLLAVVGMAVLAAWLLAGGHAWLFGGDPLLFIRSL; encoded by the coding sequence ATGACGCAGTTCCTGGCGGCGTTCACCGTATTCGTCGCCCTTCACTCCATTCCTGCGTCGCCCCGCATCCGGGGAGCGCTCGTGTCGCACCTTGGACACGGCACCTACATCGCGCTCTACTCCGCCGTCTCGCTGGTCGCACTGGCCTGGCTGTTCTACTCTGCTTTCAATCTGGACTACATCGAACTGTGGGCGCTTGCCGCATGGCAAGGACATGTGGCCTTCGCCGCCGCACCGCTGGGCCTTTTCTTCGTTCTGGCCGGGCTCTTGAGCCGGAATCCCTTCTCGACCACCGCGCGGCGCGGAGGGGGCGAGCCGGGCGCCATCGTTGCGGTGACCCGGCATCCGGTACTGTGGGGCTTCGTCCTCTGGGCGCTCGGCCATATTCCAGCAAATGGCGACCTGCGCTCGCTGCTCCTCTTCGGAGGCTTTGCGATTTTCAGCGCCGGCAGCATGGCGATGATGGAGAAACGCAGCCGCAAGAAGCACGGTAACGCCTTAACGGAGATGGCAGCGGATACGTCGATTGTTCCTTTCGCGGCGATCCTGCAGGGGCGGGCACGGCTGCGGTTCGACATGCCGATGCTCCTGGCAGTGGTCGGTATGGCGGTTCTGGCTGCATGGCTGCTGGCGGGCGGGCATGCCTGGCTGTTCGGCGGCGACCCGCTGCTCTTCATCCGCAGCCTCTAG
- the putA gene encoding trifunctional transcriptional regulator/proline dehydrogenase/L-glutamate gamma-semialdehyde dehydrogenase, with protein sequence MSSQAQLRSNSRPGGTPFADFAPSIRPQSPLRQLITAAYRQPEPECLQPLLEGATLPETMRLDIKDTARKLITALRAQHTGSGVEGLVHEYSLSSQEGVALMCLAEALLRIPDTATRDALIRDKISSGDWKSHVGGGRSLFVNAASWGLVVTGKLTATVNDRGLSAALTRLIARCGEPVIRRGVDMAMRMMGEQFVTGETIDEALKRSRDLEEQGFRYSYDMLGEAATTAADAERYFRDYETAIHAIGKASNGRGIYEGPGISIKLSALHPRYTRSQVYRVMGELLPKVKALALLAKGYDIGLNIDAEEADRLELSLDLLEELCLDPDLSGWDGIGFVVQAYGKRCPFVLDFIIDLARRSGHRVMVRLVKGAYWDAEIKRAQLDGLEDYPVFTRKVHTDVSYIACARKLLGAMDLVFPQFATHNAQTLSTIYHLAGPDFHVGKYEFQCLHGMGEPLYEEVVGAEKLDRPCRIYAPVGTHETLLAYLVRRLLENGANSSFVNRIADETVSVEELVADPVSVVRAMASPGSRHDQIALPRDIFGKARPNSSGLDLSNEETLAALSAELQRSATMNWSAIPLVEGMRLSGIARAVLNPADHADVVGQVIEASEEEAQGAVRLAAEVALEWLAVIPAERAAQLERAADLMQARMQVLLGLIMREAGKSLPNAIAEVREAVDFLRYYAAQARRTLGAAHKPLGPIVCISPWNFPLAIFTGQVAAALVAGNPVLAKPAEETPLIAAEAIRLLHEAGVPERVLQFVPGDGRVGAALVGAAETCGVMFTGSTEVARVIQRQLSDRLLPNGKPIPLIAETGGQNAMIVDSSALAEQVVADVIASAFDSAGQRCSALRVLCLQEEVAERTLTMLKGALKELSIGRTDCLSVDIGPVITEEAKTSIESHIEKMRGLGRRVEQVDLPAETAAGTFVSPTIIELQSLKDLEREVFGPVLHVIRYRRNELDRLIDDINATGYGLTFGLHTRLDETIAHVTSRIRAGNLYVNRNIIGAVVGVQPFGGRGLSGTGPKAGGPLYLGRLVENPPVPPQHSSVHTDPVLLDYVRWLQATGKAEMAEIAAAMGSASTLGLDIQLPGPVGENNLYALHPRGRILLAPETETGLLHQLGAVLATGNHAVIDEASGLRPIAATLPVSVAARLRWSGDWSAEGPYAGALVEGEPERVRTMSARIAQIAGPLVLVQAAQPQALEKKADAYCLGWLLEEVSTSVNTAAAGGNASLMAIG encoded by the coding sequence ATGTCCAGCCAGGCCCAGCTTCGTTCCAACAGTCGCCCGGGCGGAACGCCCTTCGCCGATTTCGCACCGTCCATCCGGCCGCAGAGCCCGCTACGGCAGCTGATCACGGCCGCCTACCGCCAGCCAGAGCCGGAATGCCTGCAGCCGCTGCTGGAAGGGGCGACGCTGCCGGAAACCATGCGCCTCGATATCAAGGATACCGCCCGGAAGCTGATCACCGCGCTTCGCGCCCAGCATACCGGCTCCGGCGTCGAGGGACTGGTGCACGAATATTCGCTGTCCAGCCAGGAAGGCGTGGCGCTGATGTGCCTTGCGGAGGCGCTGCTTCGCATCCCCGACACAGCCACGCGCGACGCCCTCATCCGCGACAAGATTTCGTCCGGCGACTGGAAGTCACATGTCGGCGGCGGCCGATCGCTCTTCGTCAACGCGGCAAGCTGGGGCCTCGTCGTCACCGGCAAGCTGACGGCCACGGTCAACGACCGTGGCCTCTCCGCGGCGCTGACGCGGCTCATTGCCCGTTGCGGTGAGCCGGTCATCCGCCGTGGTGTCGATATGGCGATGCGCATGATGGGCGAGCAATTCGTCACCGGCGAGACGATTGACGAGGCGCTGAAGCGGTCCCGCGACCTGGAGGAACAGGGCTTCCGCTATTCCTACGACATGCTGGGGGAGGCGGCCACGACCGCGGCGGATGCCGAGCGCTACTTCCGCGACTATGAAACCGCGATCCATGCAATCGGCAAGGCCTCGAACGGGCGCGGCATTTACGAGGGGCCCGGCATCTCCATCAAGCTGTCTGCACTGCATCCGCGTTACACGCGATCGCAGGTATACCGCGTCATGGGTGAACTCCTGCCCAAGGTGAAGGCGCTGGCGCTCCTCGCCAAAGGCTACGACATCGGGCTGAATATCGACGCAGAGGAGGCGGACCGACTGGAGCTGTCGCTCGACCTTCTGGAGGAGCTGTGCCTCGATCCGGATCTCTCCGGCTGGGACGGTATCGGGTTTGTGGTGCAGGCCTACGGCAAACGCTGCCCCTTCGTGCTCGACTTCATCATCGATCTCGCCCGTCGTTCGGGCCATCGCGTCATGGTGCGGCTGGTGAAGGGTGCTTACTGGGATGCCGAAATCAAGCGCGCCCAGCTGGACGGGTTGGAGGACTATCCAGTTTTTACCCGCAAGGTCCACACGGACGTGTCCTATATCGCCTGTGCCAGGAAGCTATTGGGCGCGATGGATCTCGTTTTCCCGCAGTTCGCGACCCACAACGCCCAAACGCTTTCGACAATTTATCATCTCGCTGGACCAGACTTCCACGTAGGCAAGTATGAGTTCCAGTGCCTGCATGGGATGGGCGAGCCGCTCTACGAGGAGGTCGTCGGCGCCGAGAAGCTTGACAGGCCCTGTCGCATCTATGCGCCGGTTGGCACGCACGAGACGCTGCTTGCTTATCTCGTTCGACGGCTGCTGGAGAACGGCGCGAACTCGTCCTTCGTCAACCGCATCGCCGATGAGACGGTCTCGGTCGAAGAGCTTGTCGCCGATCCGGTATCCGTGGTCCGCGCCATGGCCAGTCCAGGTTCGCGGCACGACCAAATCGCGCTGCCGCGGGATATCTTCGGGAAGGCCCGGCCAAACTCCTCCGGTCTTGATCTTTCGAACGAAGAGACCTTGGCTGCACTCAGTGCAGAGCTGCAGCGAAGCGCCACCATGAACTGGTCGGCGATTCCATTGGTTGAAGGCATGCGCCTGAGCGGGATCGCGCGGGCGGTCTTGAATCCTGCCGATCATGCGGATGTGGTCGGCCAGGTTATCGAGGCGAGTGAGGAGGAGGCGCAAGGAGCAGTCCGGTTGGCGGCTGAAGTCGCGCTGGAATGGTTGGCTGTCATTCCGGCTGAGCGGGCCGCACAGCTGGAGCGGGCGGCGGACCTGATGCAGGCGCGCATGCAGGTCCTGCTGGGATTGATCATGCGCGAGGCTGGTAAGTCGCTTCCCAATGCCATTGCCGAAGTACGCGAGGCCGTCGATTTTCTGCGTTACTACGCAGCGCAGGCACGACGGACACTGGGGGCGGCGCACAAGCCGCTTGGCCCGATCGTCTGCATCAGCCCCTGGAACTTTCCACTGGCGATCTTCACGGGTCAGGTGGCAGCGGCACTTGTCGCCGGCAACCCGGTGCTGGCGAAGCCTGCCGAGGAGACGCCGCTCATTGCCGCAGAAGCCATTCGCCTTCTGCACGAAGCCGGCGTTCCGGAGCGTGTCCTGCAGTTCGTCCCGGGGGACGGGCGGGTTGGCGCGGCATTGGTCGGTGCTGCGGAAACCTGCGGAGTGATGTTCACCGGATCGACAGAGGTTGCCCGCGTTATCCAGCGACAGCTCTCCGACCGGTTGCTGCCGAACGGCAAGCCAATCCCGCTGATCGCCGAAACGGGTGGCCAGAACGCCATGATCGTCGACTCTTCGGCTCTTGCCGAGCAGGTGGTGGCCGATGTCATTGCCTCTGCCTTCGACAGTGCGGGTCAGCGTTGCTCCGCACTCCGCGTCCTGTGCCTGCAAGAGGAAGTCGCGGAGCGGACACTGACCATGCTCAAGGGCGCGCTGAAGGAGCTGTCCATCGGCCGGACGGATTGTCTCAGCGTCGACATCGGTCCCGTCATAACCGAAGAAGCGAAAACGTCGATCGAATCTCATATCGAGAAGATGCGTGGTCTGGGGCGCAGGGTCGAGCAAGTCGACCTGCCTGCGGAAACAGCGGCAGGCACTTTCGTGTCGCCGACGATCATCGAATTGCAGTCGTTGAAGGATTTGGAGCGGGAGGTCTTTGGCCCCGTCCTGCACGTGATCCGCTATCGCCGCAACGAGCTCGACAGGCTGATCGATGATATCAACGCGACAGGCTACGGGTTAACGTTCGGGCTCCACACGCGGCTCGACGAGACCATTGCGCATGTGACGAGCCGCATCAGGGCGGGCAATCTCTATGTCAACCGCAACATCATCGGCGCCGTGGTGGGTGTGCAGCCGTTTGGCGGACGCGGGCTTTCTGGCACCGGGCCGAAAGCTGGCGGACCGCTTTATCTCGGCCGGCTGGTGGAAAATCCGCCAGTGCCACCGCAGCACAGTTCCGTCCACACCGATCCGGTGCTGCTTGACTATGTGCGCTGGCTGCAGGCAACAGGCAAGGCCGAGATGGCCGAGATCGCTGCTGCCATGGGCAGCGCCTCGACACTTGGCCTCGACATCCAGCTTCCCGGTCCGGTCGGTGAAAACAATCTCTACGCTCTCCACCCCAGGGGGCGCATCCTGCTTGCACCGGAGACGGAGACTGGGTTGTTGCACCAGCTGGGGGCGGTGTTGGCCACAGGCAACCACGCGGTGATCGACGAGGCTAGCGGGTTGAGACCGATCGCTGCGACCCTTCCGGTTAGCGTCGCTGCCCGGCTCAGATGGTCGGGCGACTGGTCGGCCGAAGGACCCTATGCCGGTGCGCTGGTGGAAGGTGAACCGGAGCGGGTTCGGACAATGAGCGCGCGGATCGCCCAAATCGCGGGTCCGCTGGTACTGGTGCAGGCGGCGCAACCGCAGGCCCTCGAGAAAAAGGCGGACGCCTACTGCCTCGGCTGGCTCCTCGAAGAAGTGTCCACCTCGGTCAACACTGCGGCAGCCGGCGGCAACGCCAGCCTCATGGCGATCGGCTGA
- a CDS encoding CbbQ/NirQ/NorQ/GpvN family protein, whose translation MNLHLSATAPGKALVPHYIPAGNECELFELAWKRKLPLLLKGPTGCGKTRFVSHMAARLGLPLSTVSCHDDLAAADLTGRYLLKGGDTVWVDGPLTRAVRNGGVCYLDEVVEARKDVAVVLHPLTDDRRILPLERTGETLEAPAEFMLVVSYNPGYQNILKALKPSTKQRFVAIEFDFLPKEQEIAIVSAESGLEERHVAPLVNLAQRLRTMKGHDLEEGVSTRLLVYCASLIESGLTPREAISAAMIEPLTDDPDVRLALREVAGAIIP comes from the coding sequence ATGAACCTCCATCTTTCCGCCACGGCGCCAGGTAAGGCGCTGGTGCCCCACTACATCCCGGCGGGCAACGAGTGCGAACTCTTCGAACTGGCCTGGAAGCGGAAGCTGCCACTTCTTCTCAAGGGGCCGACTGGCTGCGGCAAGACCCGCTTCGTCAGCCATATGGCCGCCAGACTGGGCCTGCCGCTCTCCACCGTTTCCTGCCATGACGACCTTGCCGCCGCTGACCTCACAGGGCGCTATCTCCTGAAGGGTGGCGACACGGTCTGGGTAGACGGACCACTCACTCGCGCCGTCCGCAATGGCGGCGTCTGCTATCTCGACGAGGTCGTGGAAGCCCGCAAGGATGTCGCCGTCGTCCTGCACCCTCTGACCGACGACCGTCGTATCCTGCCGCTCGAGCGAACCGGCGAGACGCTGGAGGCTCCCGCAGAGTTCATGCTCGTCGTGTCCTACAACCCCGGCTACCAGAACATCCTGAAGGCCCTGAAGCCGTCGACGAAGCAGCGATTCGTCGCGATCGAGTTCGATTTCCTTCCCAAGGAGCAGGAGATCGCGATCGTTTCCGCCGAAAGCGGCCTTGAGGAGCGCCATGTCGCACCGCTGGTCAACCTCGCTCAGAGACTGCGCACGATGAAGGGACACGATCTCGAAGAAGGTGTCTCGACCCGCCTCCTCGTATACTGCGCATCGCTGATCGAGAGCGGGTTGACACCGCGCGAGGCGATCTCCGCAGCGATGATCGAGCCGTTGACGGACGATCCGGATGTACGGCTGGCGCTACGCGAAGTGGCAGGCGCAATCATACCCTGA
- a CDS encoding c-type cytochrome, translating into MSERLTKTGARNVFYGGSAFFFAIFLGLTAHSHYYIRTTSTDESTLTDAVARGKHVWEENSCINCHSLLGEGSYFAPELGNVWIRYGGHEDAETARDTLKGWMAAMPTGIEGRRQMPQFNLTDQQLDDLAAFLEWTSRIKTQNWPPNDAG; encoded by the coding sequence ATGTCAGAACGCCTGACAAAGACCGGAGCGCGCAACGTCTTCTACGGCGGGTCCGCGTTCTTCTTCGCGATATTCCTCGGGCTGACGGCGCACAGCCACTACTACATACGCACCACCTCCACCGACGAATCGACGCTGACGGATGCCGTTGCGCGCGGCAAGCATGTCTGGGAGGAGAACTCCTGCATCAACTGCCACTCGCTCCTCGGCGAGGGCTCCTATTTCGCACCTGAACTCGGCAATGTCTGGATCCGCTATGGCGGCCACGAAGACGCTGAAACGGCCCGCGACACGCTGAAGGGTTGGATGGCGGCCATGCCCACCGGCATCGAGGGTCGTCGCCAGATGCCACAGTTCAACCTCACCGACCAGCAACTCGACGACCTCGCTGCCTTCCTGGAATGGACGAGCCGGATCAAGACGCAGAACTGGCCGCCAAACGACGCCGGCTGA
- a CDS encoding Lrp/AsnC family transcriptional regulator, which produces MQIPKDSQLDAFDRKILEIVSEDGRIAVTELANRIGLSKTPCAARLKRLIEEGYILGFRAMLDPQKLGLEHVAFAEVTLSDTREKALAEFNQAVRKIREVEECHMIAGRFDYLLKVRTPNIRRYREILGEKISSLPHVASTSTSVAMQSVKER; this is translated from the coding sequence ATGCAGATCCCAAAAGATAGCCAACTTGATGCATTCGACCGGAAGATCCTGGAGATAGTCTCCGAAGACGGGAGGATCGCGGTTACCGAACTCGCGAACCGTATTGGTCTCTCAAAGACCCCGTGCGCCGCGCGGCTCAAACGTCTTATTGAAGAAGGTTACATCCTGGGCTTCCGGGCGATGCTCGATCCTCAGAAGCTCGGGCTCGAGCATGTGGCTTTCGCGGAAGTGACCCTGTCGGACACCCGGGAGAAAGCCTTGGCGGAATTCAACCAGGCCGTCCGGAAGATCAGAGAAGTGGAGGAGTGCCACATGATCGCCGGGCGTTTCGACTATCTCCTGAAGGTCCGCACGCCGAACATCCGCCGCTACCGCGAGATCCTCGGCGAGAAGATCTCGAGCCTGCCACATGTGGCAAGCACGTCCACTTCGGTCGCCATGCAGTCGGTGAAGGAACGTTGA
- a CDS encoding cytochrome c oxidase subunit 3: protein MADVPASHAEPVDEGGDLLLWILVWSELVTFGILFAAFLVVSLFQPAEFAAAKLQLSTRIAGFNTVVLLASSWTAALAVHAVSNRRLQQVYLAATAVLGFGFVAVKLAEYAAEMPAAGDAAFGSFFELYFLITGFHLAHVAFLALVLLLIAWKPRQSNVVMATTIWHVVDLIWLVMFPLLYLG from the coding sequence ATGGCGGACGTCCCGGCTTCCCATGCAGAGCCCGTTGACGAGGGAGGAGATCTTCTCCTCTGGATTCTGGTGTGGAGCGAACTGGTTACCTTCGGCATTCTCTTTGCCGCATTCCTGGTGGTCTCGCTTTTCCAGCCCGCCGAATTCGCTGCCGCCAAGCTTCAGCTCTCGACCCGCATTGCCGGGTTCAACACGGTCGTGCTCCTCGCCAGCAGCTGGACAGCGGCCCTCGCCGTGCATGCCGTCTCGAACCGCCGCCTGCAGCAGGTTTACCTTGCGGCAACGGCGGTTCTTGGATTTGGCTTCGTCGCCGTCAAGCTCGCAGAATACGCCGCCGAGATGCCGGCGGCCGGAGATGCCGCCTTCGGCTCCTTCTTCGAGCTTTACTTCCTCATAACCGGCTTCCATCTGGCCCATGTTGCCTTCCTGGCCCTGGTCCTGTTGCTCATCGCCTGGAAGCCGCGCCAGTCGAACGTCGTGATGGCCACAACGATCTGGCACGTCGTCGACCTCATCTGGCTGGTAATGTTCCCGCTCCTCTACCTCGGATGA
- a CDS encoding nitric oxide reductase activation protein NorD translates to MFEFLELEETVGKTWHRLVGQTRSMPRYPEQAVRLDEVSPVLASCFRGFGGESTCQLVPAAQKTNGHRLKLRQLVGLGEERVARIGRDFARVMLPAEIDFFPDRALNRSLYIWLTAYLALAPSRGINADEPLARDLARIDRAEETVREVLKAFPGLGASYRNLCGAILAERQRGKLPPVEQLVENRILSILRKAASLEDPLPASIFPRQSPPGYQPMMDVPLWPEFFNTSETAPANCETDSPLGDASAPAGGKRFVAQREAVDDKRNERSPFILNRFEKILAMAEMVNVDRPTDDKDDEDGKAADDLDDMVLGRRRERPSSRFRFDLDLPPEMLDLSHIEAELSYPEWDYRKSTYLKSYCRVLAAPASEKGDALATDDETRRLVKKVRRQFEILRPRHELLKAQLDGSELDMDAVVRSRTDLIAGGQGSDRIHLMSRPQTTDLAVTILVDVSLSTDAWIDNRRVLDVEKEALLVLAQGLSACGTDHSILTFTSRRRSWVRVETVKAFDEAMGQAVENRIGALKPGYYTRLGAAMRHATAELQKRPNRTKLLLVLTDGKPNDIDHYEGRFALEDSRRAVQEARRNGTKVFAVTVDRDAQSYLPIMFGRNGYALVGDISKLPAALPAIYRGLTT, encoded by the coding sequence ATGTTCGAGTTCTTGGAACTGGAAGAAACCGTCGGGAAGACATGGCATCGCCTTGTCGGCCAGACCCGCAGCATGCCCCGCTATCCGGAGCAGGCCGTACGCCTTGACGAGGTCTCTCCCGTGCTGGCCTCCTGCTTCCGCGGCTTCGGCGGCGAAAGCACGTGCCAATTGGTGCCTGCGGCACAGAAGACGAACGGCCACAGGCTGAAATTGCGACAATTGGTCGGTCTCGGAGAGGAACGGGTGGCGCGCATCGGCCGTGACTTCGCGCGCGTCATGTTGCCGGCAGAAATTGACTTCTTCCCCGACCGGGCCCTCAACCGCAGTCTCTATATCTGGCTCACCGCCTATCTCGCGCTCGCCCCGTCACGGGGGATCAATGCGGACGAGCCGCTGGCGCGTGACCTTGCCCGGATCGACCGGGCGGAGGAGACGGTCCGGGAGGTGCTGAAGGCCTTCCCGGGTCTGGGCGCAAGTTATCGCAACCTCTGCGGCGCCATTCTTGCCGAGCGGCAGCGCGGAAAGCTGCCACCGGTCGAACAGCTCGTTGAGAACCGAATCCTGAGCATCCTGCGAAAGGCGGCCTCGCTAGAGGATCCGCTTCCCGCATCGATCTTTCCGCGACAGTCGCCGCCCGGCTACCAGCCGATGATGGATGTGCCCCTCTGGCCGGAGTTCTTTAATACCAGCGAGACGGCACCCGCCAATTGCGAAACCGACAGTCCACTAGGTGATGCCAGCGCACCTGCTGGCGGCAAGCGCTTCGTCGCCCAGCGGGAGGCCGTCGACGACAAGCGCAACGAGCGGAGCCCGTTCATCCTGAATCGCTTCGAGAAGATTCTCGCGATGGCCGAGATGGTCAATGTCGACCGGCCGACCGACGACAAGGACGACGAGGACGGCAAGGCCGCGGACGATCTTGACGACATGGTTCTCGGCCGCCGCCGTGAACGCCCATCGTCGCGATTCCGCTTCGACCTCGACCTGCCGCCGGAAATGCTCGACCTGAGTCACATAGAAGCGGAACTCAGTTACCCCGAATGGGACTACCGGAAATCGACCTATCTCAAGAGCTACTGCCGCGTACTGGCGGCGCCGGCTTCCGAGAAGGGAGATGCGCTGGCGACCGATGACGAGACACGGAGGCTCGTGAAGAAGGTCCGCCGTCAGTTTGAGATCCTGAGGCCGCGCCATGAGCTGCTGAAGGCACAGCTGGACGGCTCGGAGCTCGACATGGATGCCGTGGTCCGCTCGCGGACCGACCTCATCGCCGGCGGGCAGGGCAGCGACCGAATTCATCTGATGAGCCGGCCGCAGACCACGGATCTGGCGGTGACCATCCTTGTTGACGTGTCACTGTCGACGGATGCGTGGATCGACAATCGCCGCGTTCTCGATGTCGAGAAGGAAGCATTGCTGGTGCTGGCGCAGGGCCTTTCCGCCTGCGGTACCGACCATTCCATCCTGACCTTCACGTCGCGGCGCCGCTCGTGGGTTCGTGTCGAGACAGTCAAGGCCTTCGACGAGGCGATGGGGCAAGCGGTCGAGAATAGGATCGGCGCTCTGAAGCCCGGTTACTATACGCGGCTCGGCGCTGCGATGCGCCATGCGACCGCCGAACTGCAGAAGCGGCCGAATCGCACAAAGCTCCTGCTGGTGCTGACGGATGGAAAGCCGAACGACATCGACCATTATGAGGGTCGTTTCGCTCTGGAAGACAGCCGCCGTGCGGTCCAGGAAGCGCGCCGCAACGGCACCAAGGTCTTCGCCGTGACGGTCGACCGGGACGCCCAATCCTACCTGCCGATCATGTTCGGCCGCAATGGATATGCGCTCGTCGGCGACATCTCAAAACTGCCGGCGGCACTGCCGGCCATCTATCGCGGCCTGACGACTTAG